AGGCCGACTGGGACATCAAGATTACCAAGACCGGCTTCACCAATCCGGCCGGCCATTGCCTGGTGCTCGTGACCCGGATGAGCAACCGCCCGGTTGCCCTGGTGATTCTCGACGCGTTCGGCAAGTACACCCACTTCGCCGATGCCAGCCGCATCCGCAGCTGGGTGGAAACTGGTCGGAGCACCAACGTTCCGGCAGTGGCCCAGCAATACAAGGCCGAGAAAAACCTCAAGGGTCGCCAGAGCGGCGTGGTCGAAGCGTCCAAGTAAATCGCGACACAAGAAAAAGCCCCGAATATTCGGGGCTTTTTTCGTCTGCCGGTTCAGTCGTTGGGCAGCGGCATCTGGTCATCATCGGGAATGCCGTCGCCAGCACTGGGATCGCGCCGATGTTCCGGGGGTACTACCGCAGGACGCGCCAATGGATCGCGCAGCGGACTGTCCGGATCCAGCACTGGATCAACGTCCGGCTCCGGCGTGGTCGGCACGCTGTCCGGTTTATGGTCGTCGAAGCTCGAATCGGTACTCATACGCACCTCTCGTTCGGGTAATCACCCGAAAAAACCGGGCGTTACCCTTAAGAGCGTAGCTGCGCGCCAGGGTGCCCGTCAGGAGACGGACGGAACCTCACTTCGCTTCCAGAGCCTTGCGCGCCTGCGCCGCCTCGCGTTCCTGGCCAGCCTGCGCCAGCTCATCAGCGGCTTTCAGCCAACGCTGGCGATCGACCGCTGCCGGGAGCTGCGAAGGCTTCTGAATCAATACCGCCCAGCCACCCGACTTCTCGAGCGCCGACTCGAAAGAACTGAAACTCATCAGTTCACGACGATTCATCCCCGCGCGCAAAAGAACCTTCTGCTTCTTGCGGTCATAGCCGGAAAGGATTGCGTACCGCGGCTCGGCCCAGAACGCCGATCCTTCGCTGAAACGCACCATTACCGGGTAACCCGCCGCCACCTGGGTCAGCAGCGCCGGCAAACGGGCATCTACCGGGTACACGACCATGCCGTATTCGCGGGCCAGGTTCTGCATATTCTGCTGAAGCTTGTCCTCGGCGCCCGGCAGGTGCAGTGGTTTTTCCAGCAACCCCGGGGTGATCACGATGCCTTGCTGCGACAGCAGACTGGCCAACACCTGCGGCCCGCTCTGATTGGCTTCGCCCCGATAGAAGGTGCCACTGAGCTCGACCCGCTCCGGCAGGCGCTGGACTTCCGGCGCCACACTGCCCGCACACCCCACCAAAGCTGTCACGCAACCGGCCACCAGCAGTGCCATGCGAATCCGGGAAAATAGCTGCACCATCGTCACTCTCTTGATCAGTTACCGGTCATCGTGTTCCGGCTTGGTCGAGGATCATAGGACGGCGCAACGCTGCGGTATAGCCCAAAGGGGCAGATGCATCGGCTGCATAGAGCGAAGTGATTGGTCACCACCGACCTTTGGTCAATAGCCTGAAACACGCCAGCGACTAGACTGTCACTCGAAAGACAGCAAAAGAGTGAGCGCCCGACGCAGGGCAAAGAGGAGGCACCGATGAGCCTGACCATGACCATTGTGATGTTGATTGCCGGCTGGCTGGCCGTTGCCGCTGCCATGTTGTGGGGCGTGCTGCGGATTTCCCGTCGCCATCACCACCCTGTGCAACCTGCACCGATCAAGAAGATCGAGAAACACAGCGCCCGTCACGCCACCGCGCACTGACATCTTTCAATCGATTCAAACGAAAAAGGCCGCGTGACTCTTGCGAGTGACGCGGCCTTCGCTTTTCCAGAGGTTACGCCTGGGCAGCCAGTTTCTTCTGCTTGGCGCGACGGGACATCATGTTCAACACCTCAATCGCAGCCGAGAACGCCATGGCGGCATACACATAACCTTTCGGTACGTGGGCGCCGAAACCTTCGGCGATCAGCGTCATGCCGATCATGATCAGGAAGCCCAGGGCCAGCATTACCACCGACGGGTTGTCGTTGATGAACTTGGCCAGCGGGTCAGCCGCAAACAGCATCACCAGTACCGAAACCACCACCGCGATCACCATGATCGGCAAGTGTTCGGTCATGCCGACAGCGGTAATGATGCTGTCGATCGAGAACACCATGTCCAGCATCAGGATCTGCCCGATGGCCGCGGCAAAGCCCAGGGTTACTGTCGAGGTAGCCGACTTCGGATCGTCCGGCACCGGGTCCATACTGTGATGGATCTCGGTCGTCGCCTTCCACACCAGGAACAGGCCACCGGCGATCAGGATCATGTCCTTCCAGGAGAACGCCTGGCCCAGGATCTCGATGACTGGCTCAGTCAACTGCACGATGAAGGCGATGGTGCTCAACAGCGCCAGACGCATGATCAGCGCCATGCCGATACCGAGGCGGCGGGCCTTCTGCCGGTACTGCTCGGGCAGCTTGTTGGTCAGGATCGAAATGAAGATCAGGTTATCGATGCCGAGCACGATTTCCATCACCACCAGTGTGGCCAAGGCAATCCAGGCCGTCGGGCTGGAAGCGAGTTCTAACAGGTATTCCATGGGTCAGTCCTGACTCTTGTAAGACGGTTTAGATGGTCTTGGAGGAAGATTCGGATTTTTCCGCATCTTTTTCCGGGGCTTCTTTTTTCTCGATCAGACCGCCAGTGGCTTCGCTGAGCGCCTGCTCGGCGGCTTTGTGCGTGTCGTCGATCGCCTGCTTGGCGCTCTCGGCGGCCTTGCCCATCAATTGCTGGGCGCTTTTTTCAGCCTGGTCGCAGCCCGCCATAAGCAGTAAAGACGTAAACATCAGTGCCGGGATCGTGTATTTCATAAGGGTTCCTTCGAATGAACAGACAGGGTCACAGACCGCCCGTCGATGGCTGGGCATTCTAGGGAGACAAACACTTCAGGAAAATTCGTATTTTTAGCGGCTATACTTCGATTTATACGAACTGTATTTGACGGACCAGACCCCATGCTCAATTACCGACAACTGCATTACTTCTGGGTGGTGGCCAAGACCGGCAGCATCGTGCGCGCCTGCGAGCAACTGAACCTCACGCCGCAGACCATCAGCGGGCAGATTTCCCTGCTCGAACAGACCTACGGCATCCAGTTGTTCCAGCGAGTCGGCCGGCAACTCGAACTCACCGAAGCCGGGCGCCAGGCCCTGCCTTACGCCGAGCAGATGTTCCAGCTCGGCGGCGAACTGGAACTGATGTTGCGCGCACAACCCAACGAGCAGCAGATCCTGTTCCGGGTCGGCGTGGCGGACGTGGTGCCCAAATCCATCGTCTATCGCCTGATCGCACCGACCATGGAGCTCAGCGAACCGCTGCGCATCACTTGCCGCGAAGACAAACTTGAGCGATTACTGGCGGACCTGGCGATCCAGCGCCTGGACCTGGTGATCTCCGACAGCCCGATGCCCTCGCACTTGGACATCAAGGGCTACAGCCAGAAACTCGGGGAATGCGGGATCAGTTTCTTTGCCACCGCAGAATTGGCGGCGTTATACGGTCAGGATTTTCCGCGCAGCCTGCACGGCGCGCCGCTGCTGATTCCCGGCGCGGAGACCGTGGTGCGCAGCCGTTTGCAGCGCTGGTTCGCCGAGCAGCAGATTCAGCCAAGGATTGTCGGGGAGTTCGATGACAGCGCCCTGATGCAGGCGTTCGGCCAGTCCGGGAGCGGGATCTTCATCGGCCCGAGCGTGATTGCCGATGAGGTGAAGCGCCAGTACGGCGTCGAGTTGATCGGCCAGACCGATGCGGTGAGTGAGTCGTTCTACGCGATCTCGGTGGAACGCAAGGTCAAGCACCCCGGCATCAAAGCGATTACCGAAGGTGCCCGACGCGAGCTGTTTACCGAGTTTTAAGCCGTTGCGCAGACATCGCGCGGCTTGAGCACCATCAACACCATGGCGAGGAAAATCGACAGCAGGATGAACGCGGCGGCCGCGAAGCCTACGAAGCCCAGGCCGGCACTGTCGATCACTCGACCGCCAATAATCGCGCCCAGACCGATCCCGAGGTTGGCCCCGGCAATGTTCAACGACGCAGCGAAGGCCGGCGCCTCAGGTGCGGCTTTCATCAAACGCACGTGGCTGACCAGAAACAGCGCCGCCTGAGTCACGCCCCAGATGCCCATGGCCGCCGCCAGACCCAGCGACGAATTGATGTTCGGTACCAGCGCCACCATCCCGGGAATCATGAACGCGCAGAACATCACCGAGGCCATCAGCGGATGGCGATCCACCGCGCGCCCGCCCAGCGAGTTGCCGATCAGCCCGACTGCGCCAAAGCCCATCAGGCACCAACCGACCACGGTGCCATTGAAGCCAGCCAGACGCTCAAGGATGTCCGCCAGATAGGTGTAGGCCGTGAACATGCCGCTGAACACCAGGATCGACAGCAATACATGGCCAAGCATCAGCGGGCTGCGCAGGATCTTGAACTGCGAAGCGAAGCTGACCTGGTGCTGGTGCAGGCTGGTTTTCGGCAGGTAGACAAACAGCAGCAAGGCCTTGGCGAACGCAATCACCGCCAGAATGGCGAATGCACTGCGCCAGCCGAACGCGTCGGAAATCAGCGTGCCCACCGGAATGCCGAACACCGTGGCACAGACGATGCCGAAGCCGATCTTGGCAATGGCGCGACCGGCGAAGTCCGGGCCGACGATGTCCACGGCAGTTTCGCTGGCCAGCGCCCAGAACACCGGCAACCCCAGCGCCGGGATCAGTCGAGCAATGGCCATGACCCAGATGTTCGGCGCCAGCGCCGCCACGGTATTGGCCAGACCAAACATGATCAGGATGGTGATGAACAGTTTGCGCCGTTCGAATCGGGCGAAATATGCGGTCAAGAAAGGACCGAACATGGCCACGGTGAAAGCGAATAGAGTCACCAGCAACCCGGCTTGCGGGATAGTGACTTCCAGGTCGCGGGCAATCGCCGGCAACAGGCCGACGATGACGAACTCCGTGGTCAGCACCGTGAATCCGGCGGCAGACAACAGAAGGATGGGCAACAGCATGAGGAACTCCAGCAAAACGACGACACCAGCGCTGACCCGAAGGCCCGCCGGCAGAACTTGAAAATAAGGATGCGCAATCTTAACAGAGTGTTTCCCGAGTGACTTGCACAAACCTGTCTATGTTGCCGGACGTTTCGGTGGCAGATCGTCACAGGCCTGAAGGATAAGGCCTACGCTGTGATAAAGTCCGCGCCCTGAAAAACGTACACCCTGTTCAGCCGCCCGTTTAACGGCGTGGCTGTCGCGTCATTCCTTTCGGTTCGTGTCTGTGGCCTGCCCCCGATTTATCGCCCGGATCACGCAACCTTGCACCCTATAAAAAGCAGAGATGCCGTTATGACCGCTTCATCCCCTTCTCTATTGCAACGCCTGCAAAGCCTCAGCCTGGTCACGCAGATCCTGATCGGCCTGATTGCCGGCATCGCCCTGGCGCTGCTCGCACCGGAAGCCGCGAAAGGCACCGCTTTCATCGGCAAGGTGTTCGTCTCGGCGCTGAAAGCCGTGGCGCCGATTCTGGTGTTCGTGCTGGTCATGGCCTCGATTGCCAACCACAAGCACGGCCAGGAAACCCATATCCGGCCAATTCTGTTCCTCTATCTGCTGGGCACCTTTGGCGCTGCGGTGGTGGCCGTGGTTGCCAGCACCCTTTTCCCGTCGCATCTGGTGCTGTCCACCGACAACGTCGCCGTGACGGCACCGGGCGGCATCGGTGAAGTCCTGCAAAGCCTGCTGTTGAGCGTGGTCGATAACCCGGTCACCGCGCTGATGAACGCCAACTTCATCGGCATTCTGGCCTGGGCCATCGGCATGGGCGTGGCCATCCGCCACGCCGGTGATACCACCCGGGAAGTGGTCAGCGATTTGTCCAACGGCGTGACCCTGATCGTGCGCGTGGTGATCCGCTTCGCACCGCTGGGGATTTTCGGCCTGGTGGCTTCGACCCTGGCCACTTCCGGTTTTGGCGCACTGGTCGGCTACGCTCACCTGTTGGCGGTGCTGTTGGGCTGCATGGCCTTCGTGGCACTGGTGATGAACCCGCTGATCGTGTTCTGGAAACTGCGCCGCAACCCGTATCCGCTGACGCTGAAATGCCTGCGTGAAAGCGGCATCACCGCGTTCTTCACGCGCAGTTCGGCGGCGAACATTCCGGTCAACCTGGAACTGAGCAAACGCCTGGGCCTGCACGAAGATACCTATTCGGTCTCGATTCCGCTGGGCGCGACCATCAACATGGCCGGTGCGTCGATCACCATCACCGTGCTGACCCTCGCCGCCGTGCATACACTGGGCATCGCCGTGGACATCCCGACCGCGATCCTGCTCAGCGTTGTCGCCGCAATCTGCGCGTGCGGTGCGTCCGGTGTAGCCGGCGGTTCGCTGCTGCTGATCCCGCTGGCGTGCAGCCTGTTCGGCATCCCGAGCGAAATCGCCATGCAGGTGGTGGCGGTCGGTTTCATCATCGGCGTACTGCAGGATTCGGCCGAGACGGCGCTGAACTCCTCAACCGACGTGCTGTTCACCGCTGCGGCTTGCCTGGGCGAAGAACAGAAAGCCCAGCGTCCGGCGTAAACACCGAGCGCAATAAAAAGCCCGCCAAGGCGCAAACCTTGGCGGGCTTTTTGTTGCGTCGGGTTTAGAACGCGCCCATGTAATCGCGCTTGCCGATTTCAACGCCGTTGTGACGCAGCAGGTCGTAAGCGGTGGTGACGTGGAAGAAGAACTGCGGCAGGCCGTAGCTCAGCAGGTAAGCCTGGCCGCTGAAGCGCTTCTCTTTCGGGGTGCCCGGACGGGTCACGATCTCGATGCCTTCCTTGCCGTTGATTTGCTCAGGCTTGATCTCGCCGATGAAGGCCAGGACCTTGGTGATCAGCGCTTGCAGCTCGGCGAAGGTGGTTTCGGTGTCGTCGTATTTCGGGATTTCGACTTCGGCCAGACGCGAGGAAACGCCTTTGGCGAAGTCCACGGCGATCTGCACCTGACGCACCAGCGGAAACATGTCCGGGTACAGACGCGCTTGCAGGAAGGCGTTCGGGTCGATGTTTTTCGCGGTGGCGTGGGCTTCGGCTTTTTTCAGCACATCGCTCAGGGCGTTGAGCATTTGTTGGAAAACCGGGACGGATGCGGCGTACAGGGAAATGGTCATGGCAGTCTCACGTGGTGGCTGGGTGAATCGTGGGGCGATTATAGCCATGCTCGCGGGCCGCGCGACTTGTCTTTTATCCAGCAAGGATTAGGCTAGGCGCCTTCGACTGCAGAGGGAACGCGCGATGTCCACAGAACTTGAAACCAACGTCAACGAACCACGGCTCAACGCCACGGAAATCCGCATTCTGGGTTCGCTGATCGAGAAACAGGCCACCAGCCCGGAAACATATCCGCTGACCCTCAACGCACTGGTGCTGGCCTGCAATCAGAAAACCAGCCGGGAACCGGTGATGAACCTGACCCAGGGCCAGGTCGGCCAGAGCTTGCGCGCCCTCGAAGGTCGCGGTTTCGCCAAGCTGGTGATGGGTAGCCGCGCCGACCGCTGGGAGCACAAGGTCGACAAGGCGCTGGAGCTGGTGCCGGCACAGATGATTCTGACCGGGCTGATGTTCCTGCGCGGCCCGCAGACCGTCAACGAACTGTTGACCCGCAGCGGTCGCATGCATGAATTCGAAGACGCCGAACAAGTGGTGCATCAACTGGAGCGCCTGATCGCCCGGGACCTGGCGGTGCTGATTCCGCGTCAGGCCGGCCAGCGCGAGGACCGCTACACCCATGCACTGGGCGATCCGGCGGACATCGAGGCGATTATTGCGGCACGACAGAATCCGAGTGATCGCGGCGCTGCCAGCGGTGTGTCAGTGGAGCGCATCGAAGAGCTGGAAGCGCGGATTGCAGCGCTGGAAGAGCGCCTGGCCCGCCTCGAATAAGCGTAACGGGGCGGCGTTACTCGCCGTCCCAGTAATCCACCCCGTCCGACTGCCGCGCCACCGCGACGAATCCCGAGGCATTGCCCTCGGCATCGATGCTGAAATTATCCATCACCGCGTATTTGTTCGAGTCCGGGTATTCACAGATGTCCGGTTGCTGCTGGGTGCTGACTGCCAGATAGCGCAGCTCCTGCGAGCTGGTGTTGATGATTTGATGCGCCTTTTCCGGGCCGCCCGGCGGGCAGGCGATCACGTCGCCGGCGCGGATCGGGAAACGCTCGGCCCCCAAGCGCACCTCCCCTTCCCCGGCCACCACGTAGAACATCTCCTCATTGACCCGATGGCTGTGGAACGGACTGCCACGCATGCCCGGCGGCAGCGCATACAGCCGATAACCGAGCTTCTGCGCACCCAGTTGCTGGCCGATTCGGGCGAACCGCTGCTGATAACGCCCGGCGGTTTCGCCTTCGGGGGCCAGGGCTTCGGGCAACGGTTCGAGTTCGACATCATTCAGGTTGAGAATGGGCGGGTGCATGCAAACCTCGGCTTTTGTCGTGGGGCAAGTCTGTGCCTGCTGATCCGGCAGTATAGGCAATGACCAACCCCGACACCGAGATCAATCAACTGCGGGCAAACGCCACCGCTGCATCGAACTGCTCGACCGTCGGCCGCACGCCGGTGTACAGCACGAACTGCTCCAGCGCCTGGATCGCGATCACTTCCAGCCCGGTGATGACTTTTTTGCCTTCAGCGCGGCCACGCACGATCAGTGGGGTTTCCGAGGGGATCGCCACCACATCGAACACGGTGTCGGCAGACTTGATCACATCCACTTCAAACGCCAACTGACCCGCTTCCGGACCACCGTCCATGCCGACCGGCGTCACGTTGATCAGCATCTGCGGGCGCTCGTCACCCATTTCCGCCTGCCACCGATAGCCGAGGGAATCGGCCAGCGCACGGCCGGCGCGCTCGTTGCGGGCCACGATCAGACCATTCTTGTAACCACCATCGCGCAAGGCACTGGCCACCGCTTTGGCCATGCCGCCGCTGCCGCGCAGGGCGAAAGTCGAGTCCTTCGGCACCGCGTGGGTGTCAAGCAACTGGGCGATGGCGATGTAATCGGTGTTGTAGGCCTTGAGATGGCCGTTGGTGTTGACGATGGTGTTGATCGACTGGATCGCCGCTGCCGAGGCATCCAGCTCGTCGACCAGGGCAATGCAGGCCTCCTTGAACGGCATCGACACCCCGCAACCACGGATGCCCAGCGCCCGGATCCCGCCGACGGCGCCCGGCAGATCCTGGCTGCTGAAGGCCTTGTAGTAGAAATTCAGGCCCAGTTGTTCGTACAAATGGTTATGAAAACGCAGACCGAAATTCCCGGGACGCCCAGACAGGGACATGCACAATTGGGTGTCTTTGTTGGGGTTCATCTGCATGGGAGACTCCTTCGAATGCACTTTCGGATGGACGGGATTAGCCAGACCATCAGGTTCTGAACGATCATAAGCCGGTCTGTTCCGGGCTTCACAGCCGATGCCTGAAACCCGGTAAGCAAGTCGGTACAGACCTTACACAAAATTTACCCAGCCGCCGTGCTGTTTTTCCAAATGTTGCTGTCTTAGAAGTATCCCCGCGCTATCCCGAGCCTGTTGCAGGCCCGGACGCCGGGTCGAAGAACCGAGGATTAATCATGATTCGTAAACTCCCCATCGTGGCCTTGTTGATTGGTGCATTCGCGATCACAGGTCAGGCAGAAGCCCACGGCGGTGGCTGGCAGGGTCCGGCGGTATTTGGTGCGATCGTCGGCTCGGCCATCATCGGCTCGGCGCTCATCAACCAGGATCGTCCGGTGTATGTTCAACAGCCTGTTTACGCTCAACCGGCGCCGGTGTACGTGCAACAACCGCCACCACCGGTCTACTACCAGCCGGCCCCGGTTTACGTACAACAACCGGTTTATGTTCCAGGCCCGGTCTACTACGGTCCGCCCCGTGGTTATTACGGCCACCCGCACTACTACGGTGGTCGCTGGTAAGCACACAGACAGAGCCCCGCTTTCCAGCGGGGCTTTTTTTGGCCTCAAGAAAGCCAACCGTCCGTCGGCCAACGTCTGAAAAAATCTCGCCAAGGTCGCTGTGGGGACAGTTTCACCCGTTAAAGTCGGCATGATGGACTCGACCGTCGGGCCGAAACACAAAACGGTCATCTATTTGTCATGACGGAACCGCAATCTGAATCCGTCCGCATACAACAGGTTTATAAAAACAAGGACGACTGGAATGCCAACACAGAATCCGCACCGCATCGTCGGTTTATGCACCTCGAGCAAGGTGTACAACGCCCTGACCGAGCTCAAGCACCTGGAAGGCCATCGCACGGCGAAGTTTGTGTCGCTGCTGGCGGAAAACCTGGTGCGCAAGGGTTTGCTCAATGAGCACGAGATCGTGCACATGCTCGATCAGGTGGTCGATTGACCGAGCCCTCAACGGCATCAATGTCCACTATCGAAAGTGTTGATTGTCCCTGAAACGGCCAAATCCCTAAGGTAGCTCCATAGATTGATGGAGGTACTTTTCATGGCTCAGGTTCAAATCATGTCCGTTGTCGGCAGCGCGGTTCCCGCATCCCTCAGAGAGCTTGGACTGCTCGCCTGCTGGTATCTGGTGCGCGACGGCGAACCGGTCAGCGGCCCGCTCACCTCTTTGCCAGCCGCCAAGGCACTGTCGCAACAGCTGATCAACGGCCCGTTCAAGGCTTAAGGCAACTGCACCTTCGGTCTGGTTTCGACGAACAGCGCCCAGCTCGACATGAACAATGCAGCGATCAGCGGCCCGATCACGAAACCATTAAGACCGAATACCGCCATCCCGCCCAGCGTCGAGATCAGGATCATGTAGTCCGGCATGCGCGTGTCCTTGCCCACCAGCACCGGACGCAGCACGTTATCCACCAGGCCGATCACGAACACCCCGAACAGCCCCAGCACCACGCCCTGCCAGATCATCCCGCTGAGCAGGAAGTAAACCGCCACCGGCGCCCAGACGATCCCGGCCCCCACCGCCGGCAGCAGCGACAGAAACGCCATCAACACCGCCCAAAGCAACGCGCTGGGTATGTCGAGAAACCAGAAAATCGCCCCGCCCAGCGCGCCTTGCGTAATGGCCACCAGCAGGTTGCCTTTGACCGTGGCGCGCACCACCCGATTGAATTTCAGTTGCAGGCGCCGCTTGTGATGCTCTTCCAGCGGTACCGCCGTGCGCACCTTGCGCGCCAGTTCGGCGCCGTCGCGCAGAAAGAAAAACAGCAAGTACAACATGATGAAAAAGCTCACCACGAAATCGAACGTGCCCTGGCCGAAACTGAATGCCTGGGTCGCCAGCACCTGACTGCCCTGCATCGCCGCCTTGACGATCTTCTCGCGCAAGGCATTGAGTTCGCCCATACCGAAACGGTCGAGCAGGTGCTGAAAGTACGGCGGCAGGCTGTGCTTGAACTGCGCCAGGTACGCACCGATATCGAGCTTGCCGCTTTCGATGTTGTCGTAGAGCGTCGCCCCTTCCTGCACCAGCAACACGCTGATGACGATCACCGGCAGAATCGCGATCACCACGCAGACACTCAAGGTGCACAGTGACGTCAGGTTGCGTTGCCAGCCGAACCTCTGCTGCAACCGGCGTTGCATCGGCGCGAATACAATGCCTAGGATCACCGCCCAGAACACCGCGCCGTAGAACGGCAGCAGGATCCAGATAAAGGCCACCGTCACCAGCAGCAACAGCACGGTGAGGGATTTGAATTGCAGACTCTTTTGGTTCATGTCCGGTCCATGTCAGTCAGGCGCCACGCGCACCCGCCCAACTTAGTCAGCCCACGCCCGCGCGAGTGCCATCTTTGTTCATGGAGCATAGATCCAGATCAATAAACCCTCGCCGCGCCTCGTTTACCCTCCCGCGCTTTTGCGACCGACACCGCCATGACGCCCTCCTTCACCCCGGAATTGCTCGCCCCCGCCGGCACCCTGAAAAACATGCGCTACGCCTTCGCCTACGGCGCCGATGCGGTCTACGCCGGCCAGCCGCGCTACAGCCTGCGGGTGCGCAACAACGAGTTCGACCACGCCAATCTGGCCCTCGGCATTCGTGAAGCCCAGGCCCAGGGCAAGCGCTTCTACGTGGTGGTCAACATCGCGCCGCACAACGCCAAGCTCAAGACCTTCCTCAAGGATCTGGCGCCGGTGATCGAGATGGCACCGGATGCACTGATCATGTCCGACCCCGGCCTGATCATGCTGGTGCGCCGGCACTTTCCGCAGATGCCGATTCACCTGTCGGTGCAGGCCAACACGGTGAATTGGGCGAGCGTCGAATTCTGGCAGCAACAAGGGCTGAGCCGGATCATCCTGTCCCGGGAGCTGTCGCTGGAAGAGATCGGCGAAATCCGCGAGCAGGTGCCGGGCATGGAACTGGAAGTGTTCGTCCACGGCGCGCTGTGCATGGCCTACTCCGGCCGCTGCCTGCTCTCCGGCTACATGAACAAGCGCGACGCCAATCAGGGCACCTGCACCAACGCCTGCCGCTGGAAATATTCGGCGCAGGAAGCCAGCGAAAACCAGCTCGGCGAAATCGTGCAGACCTTCGAACCGCAACCGACCCTCGGCCTCGGCGCCCCCACCGATCAAGTGTTCCTGCTGCAGGAAGCCAATCGTCCCGGCGAGATGATGCCGGCCTTCGAAGACGAGCACGGCACCTACATCATGAACGCCAAGGACCTGCGCGCGGTGCAGCATGTCGAGCGCCTGACCCGCATGGGCGTGCACTCGCTGAAGATCGAAGGCCGGACCAAATCGCACTTCTATTGCGCCCGCACCACTCAGGTTTACCGCCGGGCTATCGACGATGCGGTGGCCGGTCGCGAATTCGACCGCAGCCTGATGACCGATCTGGAATCCCTCGCCCAGCGTGGCTACACCGAAGGTTTCCTGCGCCGGCATGTGCATGACGAATACCAGAACTACCAGAACGGCAGCTCGGTGTCGGAGCGTCAGCAATTCGTTGGCGAGCTGACCGGCGAGCGCCGGGATCGGCTGGCCGAGGTCAAAGTGAAGAACCGCTTTGCCCTGGGCGATCATCTGGAACTGATGACGCCCAAGGGCAACTTCCATTTTGATCTGCATGAATTGCAGAGCCTCAAGGGCGAGGCCATCGATGTGGCGCCGGGGGACGGGCACACCGTGTACCTGCCGATTCCGGATGCGGTGGATCTGCGCTTCGGCCTGTTGATGCGCGACGTGAGCGGAGCCTGATCCGGCTCAGGCAAACTCCTCGCGCAACATCGCCACAAACGCCTCACGCGCCGGGTGCACCCCGGCGTTTTCATGCCAGTAGAACAAGTTGTCGATAGCCGTCAGCTCCGGGAATTCGTAACCCGCACA
This genomic window from Pseudomonas kribbensis contains:
- a CDS encoding peptidase C39 family protein — translated: MVQLFSRIRMALLVAGCVTALVGCAGSVAPEVQRLPERVELSGTFYRGEANQSGPQVLASLLSQQGIVITPGLLEKPLHLPGAEDKLQQNMQNLAREYGMVVYPVDARLPALLTQVAAGYPVMVRFSEGSAFWAEPRYAILSGYDRKKQKVLLRAGMNRRELMSFSSFESALEKSGGWAVLIQKPSQLPAAVDRQRWLKAADELAQAGQEREAAQARKALEAK
- the nhaR gene encoding transcriptional activator NhaR: MLNYRQLHYFWVVAKTGSIVRACEQLNLTPQTISGQISLLEQTYGIQLFQRVGRQLELTEAGRQALPYAEQMFQLGGELELMLRAQPNEQQILFRVGVADVVPKSIVYRLIAPTMELSEPLRITCREDKLERLLADLAIQRLDLVISDSPMPSHLDIKGYSQKLGECGISFFATAELAALYGQDFPRSLHGAPLLIPGAETVVRSRLQRWFAEQQIQPRIVGEFDDSALMQAFGQSGSGIFIGPSVIADEVKRQYGVELIGQTDAVSESFYAISVERKVKHPGIKAITEGARRELFTEF
- a CDS encoding TerC family protein produces the protein MEYLLELASSPTAWIALATLVVMEIVLGIDNLIFISILTNKLPEQYRQKARRLGIGMALIMRLALLSTIAFIVQLTEPVIEILGQAFSWKDMILIAGGLFLVWKATTEIHHSMDPVPDDPKSATSTVTLGFAAAIGQILMLDMVFSIDSIITAVGMTEHLPIMVIAVVVSVLVMLFAADPLAKFINDNPSVVMLALGFLIMIGMTLIAEGFGAHVPKGYVYAAMAFSAAIEVLNMMSRRAKQKKLAAQA
- the sstT gene encoding serine/threonine transporter SstT, which codes for MTASSPSLLQRLQSLSLVTQILIGLIAGIALALLAPEAAKGTAFIGKVFVSALKAVAPILVFVLVMASIANHKHGQETHIRPILFLYLLGTFGAAVVAVVASTLFPSHLVLSTDNVAVTAPGGIGEVLQSLLLSVVDNPVTALMNANFIGILAWAIGMGVAIRHAGDTTREVVSDLSNGVTLIVRVVIRFAPLGIFGLVASTLATSGFGALVGYAHLLAVLLGCMAFVALVMNPLIVFWKLRRNPYPLTLKCLRESGITAFFTRSSAANIPVNLELSKRLGLHEDTYSVSIPLGATINMAGASITITVLTLAAVHTLGIAVDIPTAILLSVVAAICACGASGVAGGSLLLIPLACSLFGIPSEIAMQVVAVGFIIGVLQDSAETALNSSTDVLFTAAACLGEEQKAQRPA
- a CDS encoding cupin domain-containing protein; the encoded protein is MHPPILNLNDVELEPLPEALAPEGETAGRYQQRFARIGQQLGAQKLGYRLYALPPGMRGSPFHSHRVNEEMFYVVAGEGEVRLGAERFPIRAGDVIACPPGGPEKAHQIINTSSQELRYLAVSTQQQPDICEYPDSNKYAVMDNFSIDAEGNASGFVAVARQSDGVDYWDGE
- a CDS encoding YceH family protein; the protein is MSTELETNVNEPRLNATEIRILGSLIEKQATSPETYPLTLNALVLACNQKTSREPVMNLTQGQVGQSLRALEGRGFAKLVMGSRADRWEHKVDKALELVPAQMILTGLMFLRGPQTVNELLTRSGRMHEFEDAEQVVHQLERLIARDLAVLIPRQAGQREDRYTHALGDPADIEAIIAARQNPSDRGAASGVSVERIEELEARIAALEERLARLE
- a CDS encoding DUF1993 domain-containing protein, which gives rise to MTISLYAASVPVFQQMLNALSDVLKKAEAHATAKNIDPNAFLQARLYPDMFPLVRQVQIAVDFAKGVSSRLAEVEIPKYDDTETTFAELQALITKVLAFIGEIKPEQINGKEGIEIVTRPGTPKEKRFSGQAYLLSYGLPQFFFHVTTAYDLLRHNGVEIGKRDYMGAF
- a CDS encoding MFS transporter; its protein translation is MLLPILLLSAAGFTVLTTEFVIVGLLPAIARDLEVTIPQAGLLVTLFAFTVAMFGPFLTAYFARFERRKLFITILIMFGLANTVAALAPNIWVMAIARLIPALGLPVFWALASETAVDIVGPDFAGRAIAKIGFGIVCATVFGIPVGTLISDAFGWRSAFAILAVIAFAKALLLFVYLPKTSLHQHQVSFASQFKILRSPLMLGHVLLSILVFSGMFTAYTYLADILERLAGFNGTVVGWCLMGFGAVGLIGNSLGGRAVDRHPLMASVMFCAFMIPGMVALVPNINSSLGLAAAMGIWGVTQAALFLVSHVRLMKAAPEAPAFAASLNIAGANLGIGLGAIIGGRVIDSAGLGFVGFAAAAFILLSIFLAMVLMVLKPRDVCATA